From one Pecten maximus chromosome 8, xPecMax1.1, whole genome shotgun sequence genomic stretch:
- the LOC117333548 gene encoding polycystic kidney disease protein 1-like 2: MVLAAVRNTGANISDSVTKYSSTLDVPSYIPDTNEYIDRELYLYVITYPENKYMYVDNRQTINSGTTRIIIRDKDGEFVDLYSQEDQLQMVVDDGDVLNDKSYWTDIVNDTTNDDFALNATFYNNMDGALMNVDIKSIAPCNVTGFNASAESDQDLLLELQLEAGSKITTLKQPSNLKISYRNQSLRIVFLPPDIGDMASLDMFFKCEECMYGQMSFLIVLSNKVTSNDLNIAIAFVRGMISLLDLDFTLHVFGTSMQTVFTFDDHVNSSSEVSTHYQSAGISTTGVDDANLDWALNSMRSYLLNYANWSKRQYVVLLTDGNFNVNDKMDNVNVEVDGLRNLHVSIIGVEYGAHSESIFNIHTVVNSAPEWHVYTLGRNASIAIPTSSLVQLMGSVCYGNLSTRVYNKMRFGRVSALVLDDITNRWERSKDIKMKDISMDTATVTFQSNFLGTFGSNVFIVPPDLINFDELFVDFADKVADTPYVLAVNITCLVVLVLLIVILRRYDKKDCIAWDYQPLTDNASSDKYSYFLSFYTGFWSSRQLSSTPYVILKGSRGATSIRLLSDMKRGMFPRWTLRNFLLTTSRNLGTLCQIEIGYEGNGDSPGWFLEKLLVYDSFNNEKNIFLCGKWLSPVRGDRKTSRKLCTARSELTEGSVLFGSNTRFNLFDDFLFLSLFSRPSQSRFTRVQRCVSIFAMLFLSMLANAMWYRTSNGVQTYGIHLGPFHLNYKQIYVGLMSSVITIIPGFLMAWTFRNRRRKTELITTKIVNDGYLPWWSVIVGYVVAVMCIIAGATFTFFYSLQWGPETTVDWLMSFSMGTLQGVMFLEPLKVVFLTLMIAFLCKKYAKRDMEEMATVQMKSHAIDYSIDDQSGEKNNLKNINNDQFTADQLLMDITDRKRQERLHRNILLDGKLLTLFRSLWIKSCYILVLAIICAHNSVWTSFLQNRALENLLSPTQKINSTADIWTWLRGKYADRVFPKLYYNGDFRLTTERQYMFDDISYRIGVTRIRQVRVKGRCHIPGLLNPLIPICPPSYTRDTMDMANYCTGWIKRNDKKCKETEWIYRTDDETNAFQIAGLHHVYNGGGYVKILDPGPNTTDVRNDLYSMQANNWIDTFSRLVVIESLLFNPDSQLFSLPKITIEKPETGGYYTEIKVRTARLYPYIDVFDFFVLGLQVIFLIVTFGRFLHFFYTSWKLGKHCCTTTAQWVYLLSVVTSLACIVFYIVRIDRTIYTIEEIQNSTGKFVSLDLLDLMDTAYKMCISLELFIAVIDLLTPLTFNQSLYLMRTSISFCGKDLVYLGIASMIPMTAFAILCYCYIGPHRAEFKDIGSSYITLFRTLLAMVKVQDTFDADDILSGLIFSMFLLLMTIITVNLCICILNAALSHVKDNCLESTEFKAYDKDLQKHFWRKINNTFKMFQQQKRDNTDKLDTVSDTTRIWEMGIKLDNQIFKILGHLEQAFEDEAEDLEAYTKLHQITTKTD; this comes from the exons ATGGTGTTGGCTGCAGTCAGGAACACGGGCGCCAATATATCGGACAGTGTTACCAAATACAGTAGTACACTAGACGTCCCTAGCTACATACCGGATACTAACGAGTACATAGACAGGGAACTCTATCTATAT GTTATAACGTACCCTgaaaacaagtacatgtatgttgacaACCGGCAAACGATAAACTCGGGTACAACTCGTATTATCATCCGGGATAAAGATGGCGAGTTTGTGGACCTGTACAGTCAAGAAGACCAACTACAG ATGGTTGTTGATGATGGAGATGTTTTGAATGACAAGTCGTATTGGACAGACATAGTTAACGACACCACAAATGATGATTTTGCTCTCAATGCTACATTCTACAACAATATGGACGGCGCCTTAATGAACGTCGATATTAAAAGCATAGCCCCGTGTAATGTCACCGGATTTAATGCAAGCGCAGAGAGTGACCAAGATCTCCTTCTCGAGCTCCAACTTGAGGCAGGGTctaaaataacaacattaaagCAACCATCGAATCTAAAAATAAGCTACCGTAACCAATCTTTGAGAATCGTTTTCTTACCGCCAGACATAGGAGATATGGCTTCATTAGATATGTTCTTCAAATGTGAAG AGTGTATGTATGGCCAGATGTCATTCCTTATTGTTCTGTCCAATAAAGTGACTAGCAACGATTTAAATATCGCCATTGCGTTCGTTAGGGGAATGATTAGCCTCCTCGATCTTGACTTTACACTCCATGTATTTGGGACGTCTATGCAGACAGTTTTCACATTTGATGACCATGTTAACAGCTCATCAGAAGTCAGTACACACTATCAATCGGCAGGAATATCAACGACCGGTGTTGACGACGCTAATCTCGATTGGGCACTGAACAGTATGAGGtcatatttattgaattatgcTAATTGGTCAAAAAGACAGTATGTAGTTTTATTAACTGATGGCAATTTCAATGTGAACGACAAAATGGATAATGTGAATGTTGAGGTTGATGGACTCCGTAATCTTCACGTCAGTATTATTGGGGTGGAATATGGGGCTCATTCAGAGTCCATATTTAACATCCATACTGTAGTGAACAGTGCACCGGAATGGCATGTCTATACGTTAGGCAGAAATGCAAGTATAGCAATCCCCACATCGTCATTGGTTCAGCTTATGGGCAGTGTTTGTTACG GCAATTTATCAACGAGAGTTTATAATAAAATGCGATTCGGACGTGTATCAGCATTGGTCCTTGACGACATAACAAATAGGTGGGAGAGATCGAAGGACATCAAG ATGAAGGATATTTCCATGGATACAGCAACGGTCACTTTTCAGAGTAATTTCCTTGGTACGTTTGGATCGAATGTTTTCATTGTCCCTCCAGATCTGATCAACTTCGACGAACTGTTCGTGGATTTTGCTGATAAGGTTGCTGATACCCCGTATGTTCTTGCTGTCAACATAACCTGTCTAGTTGTACTGGTTTTGTTGATAGTTATCCTACGACGCTACGATAAGAAGGATTGTATTGCG TGGGACTACCAGCCACTTACGGACAACGCCTCTAGTGATAAGTATTCCTACTTTCTGTCGTTCTACACGGGGTTCTGGTCCAGCCGACAACTCTCCTCTACACCCTATGTCATTCTCAAAGGGTCGCGAGGTGCCACCTCCATACGACTATTATCTGATATGAAAAGGGGG ATGTTTCCGCGCTGGACACTGCGGAATTTTCTGCTGACGACTAGTAGAAATCTAGGAACACTATGTCAGATAGAAATTGGATACGAGGGAAATGGCGATTCACCTGGATGGTTCCTAGAAAAACTCCTAGTTTATGACAGCTTTAACAATGAAAA AAACATATTCCTTTGTGGGAAATGGCTGTCACCAGTTAGAGGTGATCGTAAAACAAGTCGAAAACTGTGTACAGCTCGAAGTGAATTAACAGAAGGAAGTGTCTTGTTTGGCAGCAACACTAGATTTAATCTATTTGACGACTTTCTGTTTTTGTCGTTATTCAGTCGACCGTCTCAAAGCAGATTCACAAGGGTACAACGATGTGTTTCAATATTCGCAATGCTATTTTTGTCTATGTTAGCAAATGCTATGTGGTACAGAACATCAAACGGAGTCCAGACGTATGGAATACATTTGGGTCCTTTCCATCTGAACTATAAGCAAATTTACGTTGGCCTGATGTCAAGCGTGATCACAATTATTCCCGGATTTTTAATGGCTTGGACATTCCGGAATCGTCGCCGAAAGACCGAACTTATTACCACAAAGATAGTAAATGACGGTTATCTGCCCTGGTGGAGCGTGATCGTCGGTTATGTTGTCGCTGTGATGTGTATTATTGCTGGTGCAACATTTACATTCTTCTACAGTTTACAGTGGGGACCAGAGACGACTGTCGATTGGCTGATGTCATTCTCCATGGGAACTCTCCAGGGTGTTATGTTCCTAGAACCATTAAAG GTTGTGTTTCTGACGCTTATGATAGCATTTCTTTGTAAGAAGTATGCTAAGCGCGACATGGAAGAGATGGCAACTGTACAAATGAAATCCCATGCTATAGACTATTCTATAGACGATCAATCGGGCGAAAAAAACAATCtcaaaaacataaataatg ACCAATTTACTGCTGATCAGTTACTTATGGACATCACTGACAGAAAAAGACAAGAAAGGttacatagaaatattttactGGATGGAAAACTACTAACCCTATTCAGATCGCTATGGATCAAatcatgttatatattggtTTTGGCAATTATCTGCGCCCATAATTCCGTCTGGACGTCATTTCTACAAAACAGAGCTTTGGAAAATCTTCTCAGCCCTACTCAGAaa ATAAATTCTACTGCTGATATTTGGACCTGGTTGAGAGGAAAATACGCAGATCGAGTCTTTccaaaattatattataatggCGACTTCAGATTGACAACAGAGCGTCAATACATGTTTGATGACATTAGTTACCGCATTGGTGTGACGAGGATCCGACAAGTGCGCGTGAAAG GCAGATGTCACATTCCCGGTCTACTGAATCCACTGATACCTATTTGTCCACCTAGCTATACCAGAGACACAATGGACATGGCtaattactgtacag gTTGGATAAAAAGGAACGACAAAAAATGTAAGGAAACGGAATGGATATATAGGACGGATGATGAAACAAACGCCTTCCAAATAGCGGGATTGCACCATGTTTATAATGGAGGGGGTTACGTTAAGATACTTGACCCCGGACCAAACACCACAGATGTCCGAAATGACCTTTATTCTATGCAAGCAAATAACTGGATCGACACGTTCTCGCGATTGGTTGTAATAGAATCCCTGCTTTTCAATCCGGATTCACAACTGTTTTCTTTGCCTAAAATAACGATAGAAAAACCAGAAACTGGAGGTTATTATACCGAGATCAAGGTAAGAACCGCGAGACTGTACCCCTACATAGATGTGTTCGATTTCTTCGTACTGGGGCTTCAGGTAATATTCCTAATCGTTACGTTTGGTCGATTTCTACACTTCTTTTACACTTCATGGAAGCTTGGGAAACACTGTTGTACAACGACTGCACAATGGGTGTATCTACTGAGTGTCGTGACGTCATTGGCATGTATAGTGTTTTATATAGTTCGCAtagacagaactatatacacTATAGAAGAAATCCAAAATTCAACTG GTAAATTTGTCTCCCTGGATCTGCTCGATCTTATGGATACAGcatacaaaatgtgtattaGCCTTGAACTCTTCATAGCAGTGATTGACCTTCTAacacctttgacctttaaccaaAGTCTATATTTGATGAGGACTTCGATATCGTTTTGTGGTAAAGACCTGGTGTATTTGGGTATAGCATCTATGATACCGATGACAGCATTTGCGATTCTGTGTTATTGCTACATCGGACCACATCGTGCTGAGTTCAAAGACATAGGCTCGTCATATATCACCTTATTCCGTACCCTACTGGCTATGGTCAAAGTCCAAGACACTTTTGATGCAGATGACATCCTCTCCGGtttaatattttctatgtttttacTTTTGATGACCATAATTACTGTCAATCTCTGCATTTGTATATTGAATGCTGCCCTATCGCACGTTAAAGACAATTGCCTTGAGTCGACGGAATTTAAGGCATATGACAAAGatcttcaaaaacatttttggcgtaaaattaacaacacgtttaaaatgtttcaacaacaaaaaagggATAACACGGACAAGCTGGATACAG TTTCAGACACCACACGTATTTGGGAAATGGGCATAAAGCTGGACAATCAG ATCTTTAAAATCCTTGGACATTTGGAACAGGCCTTTGAAGACGAAGCGGAGGATCTAGAGGCTTACACAAAA
- the LOC117332251 gene encoding uncharacterized protein LOC117332251, producing MERFRGIILVVCLSTYGGVTVLGDFADVLQLSVPIFNSDVISENETITTLQTTRNILKMDLSVSDINFDESLIEVGVMVDNIILKYKYNPPVATTVLLTIADGK from the exons ATGGAGCGATTTCGG GGGATCATACTTGTTGTGTGCTTATCTACCTACGGTGGCGTGACCGTTCTTGGGGATTTTG CTGATGTGCTGCAATTGTCCGTTCCGATATTCAATTCGGATGTGATATCGGAAAATGAGACCATTACAACTTTACAAACCACCAGAAACATTCTCAAGATGGATCTCAGTGTGTCCGATATCAACTTTGACGAATCATTG ATAGAGGTCGGTGTGATGGTGgataacattatactgaaatataAGTACAATCCACCAGTGGCAACGACTGTATTACTTACAATAGCGGATGGTAAGTAA